The genomic window ATCTAAAAGTTTTCCTTGTTTTTAACCCTTAAGTCATAAAGGAGGGTCcatgtttctgtttcttgctCAAATCTTTGCATCTGTTGTTATATCATTATCTTTATTCGTGTCTGTGCTTTCTCTATGCGTCTCTGCGTTCtgatttctccttcttcttcgttcctgatcaaaacattcatcaaaccaattatGAACATTCTAGTTTCCACAGAAGAAAATCAGTTTATTTCTGCATTGTTTGTCATTATGACTACCTCTCTAGGCATCACAGGGTATTCATCAGATTCAAGCATTCGAGCCACTTGACTCATCTTTGGCCTCTTGTCTGCATCAGGATCAACGCATCTTAAAGCTGTCAAAAGTGCTCGTTTAAGTTCGCTTGTTGTTGGTTTGATCTCAAGCTCTTTATCCACCACTTCCTCAAACTGTTTCTGTTGAACCATTAGCTTTAACCACTCCACCATATGCACCTAAAAAcacatttcaaatttcaagaaTCAAGATCAACCTCTGCTTTCAGAGTATTCTACAATCTAGAGAAAAGATGAATGTTTTGTATACCTCTTCTTTAGGCCGCGCATAATCCACTGGATACCTTCCAGTAATAGCTTCCAAGAGAACAACACCATAGCTGTACACATCGCTCTTTTCGTTTAGGAGACCAGAGTTAGCGTATTCAGGTGCGACATACCTGAACATTCATCAATGGAACAGAGAAATATGCTTCATTAACCAATGCAGATTATGAAAAGTAAAGTTATAGCTATAGCATACAGTTTCTTACTCACCCGAATGTACCCATAACTCGAGTACTGACGTAATTTGAATCAGCTCCAAGCAATTTAGCAAGACCGAAATCAGATAACTTTGCGTCAAAGTTGTCATCCATCAGTATATTGCTTGATTTTATGTCTCTATGCACCACTTTTGGCTCAATAGCTTCGTGAAGATAAGCCAGTCTGTGTAAGAAAAATGCAATCCACACTTTCTCATGAGCTTACATTACTAGAAAACAAGTAACAAGAATCATCAAGTGGTTAACTTACGCCTTTGCAGTGCCAACAAGAACTTTGATGCGAGCCTCCCAAGTGAGATGCCCTTTGTGAATCATGTCTCCATGAAGCCATTGCTCTAAGTTCCCATTGTTCATGTACTCATAAACCAGCATCCTATGTGTTCCTTCAACGCAATATCCAAGAAGCCGAACTAAGTTCTTATGCCGGACATGTCCTATAGCTTCCACCTCAACTCTGAAATCTTTATCAGCTTGACCTCTaatgtaacaaaaaacaattattacaTCTCAGAGATGAACAATGATAGTAGATAAAGAAAGGTGTTATCAGAAATCTTACGGATTGTTGAGCAACTTTTTGACAGCCACAGGGGTTTTGTTAGTCAAAGTTCCATGGTAAACAACTCCATAACCACCATCTCCGATGATACTCTCCTTGGAGAAATGATTAGTCGCGAGTTGAAGGTCACGGAGAGTGAACCAATGACCCCAACCAATGTGAGAAACCTCAGGAAGACCCAAGAGAGGTGAAGGAGCTGTTGTTGAAGGAGTACTAGGAGGCAAATGTGACCCAACCAGGGGTTTTTTCTCCAAAGAACCAGAGAACTTATCGCCATTCTCGATGTCCTCAACGAATTTCTCATCAAGAGTTTGGTAAGAAGTACCATTGTTGTTAGATGAACCATGATCAAcacttatttcttttatttcttcgGTAAAGCGAGGGCTTTGAGTTACAGGAAGCGTTGTAGCATTAGATCTTTTGGACTTTTTACGGAAGCTGAGCCAAACTGAAAGGACAAGGATTACTATGAAGGCTGCAAAGAGAGCAATCACTATGATCTCCCACAGTTCAAGAACACCGTATCTCTTGGTTAAAGTTCGTTTTAGCTGAGATGTCATATTTCACAGAGActtgtatgtgtatatatgtacctGCAGAATTTGAAATGGATTATCAATGTTATCAAGAACCTAAAAGATCAGtggaaagaggaagaaacagaagctAATGGTGAATGCTATAGTCAATTCTCAGATCTTACTCTAAAGATATtggaaaaattaatcaaatgaAGAAGTCCAACAAGGGGTTTAGTCTAATCATAATCCAAAAACATAAGCTTTGATCACAAAAGGAGCTAAAAGCAACAGAACCAAACAGAGCAAAGTGAAAAAAGCAGAGCATATAAGAAATTCAATCTTATCCtgagaaaatcaagaacatcTAAATCTGATACCAATGAGATGAGACAAACAAAAGGTTTGGGCtgtaaaaatttacaagttcCATAAACATATCAACTTCTGAATCATACAAAAGTCATACACTTTAAAACCTCAGAAACTATTCCGACAACAGAATCAGATCACGTGAGCTATATTATAACTGTAAGAAGCTAAAAAGTCTGAAAcccagaaaaaaaagtaagaaacttATAAGCTTCCAAGGCAAACCCACAAACAAAGATCGAACCTTGAACTTTTGAAACTACAGAgattcaaaaataaagatatttcGATTCTAATTAACACAATACCTCCTTTATGAACaaatttcctctgtttcttctttctatatcCGGCTGGGAGATGGAAACTACAACTCATCCATAAACATATAGAAAAcgaaacaagaacaaaaaaagaaacaaatcagtgAGATTATATATCCATTTTCAGAAAtcttgagagagagatcttTGTAGGGTTTCCATAGGTGAGCTGAGAGGAAAAAGAGGGAGggaaatagagaaagaagtttgaagctttctttgttgtttcttcttctggaatATTTTTTATGCTTTGTGGGCTCTGTGTTTgctttttctatattttcgtctttttcttgttttactagtctttttctaaataaaaatcatattttaaaagatttcattcatttgataaataaataaaaagatttccATTAATCATTTTTCGGCGTTAAattattcatttcatttttctttcttaggtatattaataaactttatttgtaaattgttaCTATAGAGAtttaatctctcttctcttttttttttttttggtaaagtgGGTTTCCCTAttaactctctttttgttgttgaaaaaGACACTATTAATCAGACATAGTTTTGCTAGTTTTCAAAAAGTAAGCCCACTAATTACTAATACATCGAGTTCATCGTAGAGTAAATAACTTTTACGTTTCCTtcattacaaagaaaatttgcATATGAATGTACACTTTagttgttgagaaaaaaaaaacacacacacaagaaaaaaaaaataaggatATGATGATAGGAGGGTGACGAAGCTAAAGACCGTGATTGGCGACGAAAAGTTTCAAAGAAAGTGTTTACACcggttattttattttattaaaataggTCTTGTAAAATGTGTTACTAATCAATTTGGTCAACATTATTAAATTAGACGTTGCACCTAACTCTTTAAGGTAATAAATTTGTTCATTATACTATAACCAGCTTTACGTTTATTCTTCTCCACTacgcatttttatttattaagtaAGTACATTGGTTTCTGAAGGATTAAACAAAAGGAAACGAGCGGCTGCTAAATCAGAATCGTGGATTTCGATTCTTTGAATTCgttaaacataataaaaagaagaagacaaaaatcatttgaaaaaaacaaaagaattttaaaaaatagaagatgCGTACTTGGGTCCATGTTATTTGGTGAATATCGTGTAGAAACCAATGTATTAATCCTTTAAGTAACATATCGTAAGTGAATTTAATTGGCATGCAATGCAATTGAAAgtaaattaaccaaaaaaaagaataaattggCATGCAAATTGAAATAGCAAAAACACAATGCTAAcataatttcatataaatgCACGTCGCCTCCACCCTCCAGTTAGTTCAACGTATCTGATTAACAATGTGACGAAAATAGTTACTTTGACGACGTGTAAGAAACAAACGTGTATCAGCCTTGGAAAAATTGTTTCGTGAACTTCTGAGTCACTAATTAATCATATCAACTTATCTAGTAGAAGaccaaagaaaagattatCGTATAACTTACTCAAAATTTAATGTGAAATGTCACGTAATGCGTAGCATATGTTTCTCGTAGTTCATACTTATTAATCTTAGTTACCATTTACAAGttattgagaaaataaaaatagttacaAACTTACAACTTATACATTTAACCAGAGAATATGAGGTCTTCATCTAGAATGTCaacttaaaaatatgatttataatCAACGAATTTCGGTGATATCAAATCATCAGAactttatgaaaataaattgaataaatCATCAGAAGCATATCCTAAGATgaagtaaaaataatttatagttaagataaaaaaaaaagcaaagaaataaTAGAGgaaataatttgttatatattaaaataaaataaagcagTAATAATGTTGCCTTTGCGTGAGCTTGACAAAAGTCAACCTGAGAATGGCTTTGTCTTGCTGCGTGGAATACAAGAGacatccatcatcatcattttccaGCTCGAACAAATGATTCTCTCCatctatttctcttctttttattttattataactattagtattttctttcattcGCACGATTTTTTTACATCTCCCTCAACCgtttaatatgttaaattgTTTACAGTAACCATATAACATAACTACTACATTTCgttttacataatttttttgaatatttcaCTTTAAAATGCTTTGACGTTCTTAATCTTTTACCTATCTATATGATGGTTGGTTTAATACACGGTTATAtcttaaaacataataaaaaaaaatcattatatgattttaaaataaaatatgtatatcaGAAACACCCTACACACGACGGCAGATGATATTTATCAttattgtaaaaattaaaaattttaaaaaaattaaaataagctAATTGGTTGTAGAAGTAGAACAATAATTTAGAGCACGCGTAAGAAACAATTGCATGATTAGTGTCCGCCTCCGAAAGCTAACTAACAATGGGGTTTAGTTGGTGttgttcatattttatttcatttgtatattactttctttcttttctttcattttctcttaaacttttggttttatatgcagttttcttttttctctttgttgctGACTCGCTgtcttattattttgttattgtcttgCAGTTGTTGGGTTTACATCATCATGTCCTACTAGCATATAAGATAGTCTAAAATTAATGTATTAGGGTCTTAACAACAatgatttataatattttaaacaataataacaagGATTCAGTGATTGTTTAAGCtctatttttgtctcttaagTATAACATGCATGCATCCAAATCATAACAACAATATTGTCGGAAGtttgttcaagaaaaatatcacaagTTACATAAAATGGATAGTGCGGCCATTGGGGATAGAATCTGAGCTTCTTAATAAAATTGTCACTTTTTCATAAGTAGCATAAACTacccaaatcacaaaaatccACATTAAACTATCCATTcctcattattttttttgggttttcttcAAGTGACCATTTTCCGAAGAAGCTCATATAGTTTATGGGCTATGTTGGCTTAATGCAGTTGCTTACCTTCTATGCTTTAGTTTGGTTATTTTCGCTTTGAACATGGTTGTATCAAAACACCTTTGTCACATTTTCTCAAAGTCTCTTACTCCCTGATTATTACCGTTAGAAACTGAAAGATATGTAAGGGTAACCAAGTCCTTGTAACCATAATAAGAGAGGAGATTTGGATTAAAAGGTCTTCCTTCGTTAAGCTTGGAATAGAACACAAATAGGTTCGAATACAACAATGCATAAATCAAACAACCAAACTAAAGCATAGAAATCAATTATCAAAACTCTCATTGAACATAAGTAGTTATTCATGTCTAATCTCGAAGGAGAGTATTATTAGAGTGTAATACACAATTTCTGAAAATCGATAATTAAGTTGATTTATATGTAGATTTGTTTAATCAAGGAAAATAAGTTGacaacaaatcaacaatatGTGACTGCCGACACAAATTGATTAGTAATAccaattaataagaaaaaaggtaGAATACGACCTTCAATTATAAAATTGGTTAGTATATCACATTCACTTAGttattcttaattaattataataaaccTCTCAAATCCTCACGTTTagaaacaatattatattCACGATTTAGAGCTTAACCATATCGATAATTACACACACTCATATCATTATCGCATATCGcagatttttctctcttcaaaatTAGCTTTGATTATTCACATCATAAACAGGCCTAGAACAAAGTCTCTTGACCCAGCATAAGGTGTTATATAGGCCCATAAAGCCCAATCTTTCTAACTCTCTTCGCAGGTCTTCTCCGCATACAAGAGATAAACCCGTAGCCGTTAGATTCAGGTTTTGCTGATTAGCTTATTCATCTCCACCgtcaatttaatttaattgttttggttCAGGAACTggacaaaatattaattaatttcaagttctaatctttcttcttctccaactaaACTACTGTAGCTAGCTATCTCCAGTTCTACGTTCTTTCTATTaataaaatcttcttcttcttctctttttggttGATTCCCACCATTGAACCTCTCACGAATTCGTCGTCGTATCATCAGATTCTGCTCGAATAGCTGAATTTGTTTAATCAGATAGTGTTCCTCTTGATCTATCGCTACTAGATTTGTTGTGcgtttgttttctttgctgATAATTTGCAAATTCTCTGCTTATGATCTCGAGGTAGTAATGTCTGTTCTTCTCTCCCttattgttcattttttaaCTCGTTGCTTATCGGATCTGATCCATTtcgctctctttctctgatcGTGATCTCTCGATTTTATCCTGCTCGTATCTCTCGATTTTATCCTGCTCTTATTGGtggatttttggttttggaggtTTAGATTTCATGTCGtaggttttggattttattttctggCATCATTACTTGGTGTTGTGAATCCAATTCCTCAGTTAAATCTGCATTGGCTGACAAAAGTtttgcttcatttttttttttgttgggtttcaGGTAATGGCCACAGAGCCTTTGCACCTGGTTTTTATACTGCCGTGTTTTGGTATTGGTGCAGTGTAAGAAATTGATTGTCAAAGGAAAATATTTGCTTTTTCTCTGAGGAGAGGGGACGAGTAAGATGGCAAAGATGATAAACAAGACGCTTGTATTAACTTATATCTACTTGCTGATCTACATTATACTTTCTTCAGGAGTTATACTGTACAATAAGGTGATTTTTTAGAGGCTTTTATACTTAAATAACGTATCTAATTGTTAAGCAGATATGTGTAGTTTGCATGTTAGAGCCTGTATCTCCATATAAGGCTTCGatgtttaattatatgtagTGTATCTGAGATGGAAACCATAGCCAAACCCTTTTCGTAGCAATCGGTAGTAATTTTTTCTATACCCTATGTCTACCTGGGATGATACTATTCTGATGTATCGTCGGATGTTGGATATGCAAGGGCTATGATAGTATTCTGATGTATCGTCGGATGTTGGATATGCAAGGGCTATCTATAACTGTAGTTTGTATTAGCTTTTGTTAAAGTAGAGTCTGACTTCTAAATCGTGActcttttattgctttttaTTTGCAGTGGGTTTTATCCCCAAAATACTTCAATTTTCCACTTCCTATAACGCTGACAATGATCCATATGGGGTTTGCTGGATTCGTGGCTTTCCTTCTTATTCGTGTCTTCAAGGTATCCTAAACTCAAAGATTATGGAGTTTGCTCCTGTACATCTTATCTGGAGCTctcttttataatattatcttCTTTGTGGATCCTTAGACTCCTTTTGCAAGGGCGTTTATAagttttcctctgttttgtagGTTGTAGCTCCGGTTAAAATGACATTTGAAATGTAAGCCAGTTTGCTCTATATTTttcatctatatttttttgttctcttgtaCGTAACCTCCACTGGCTCTCCATTTTGACATTCTTTTTGGGCCCAGATATGCAACCTGTGTGGTACCTATAAGTGCATTCTTTGCATCAAGTCTCTGGTAAGTTCCTGTTCTATAGACaataaacataatttattgATGCGCTTATTGCTGGCCATCAGGTTCAGGAAAACTCTGTATTTTCTAGTATTTCTTGCTTCCCAAACTGTCTCTTCACTATTTCTTATTCTCTTGTGCAGG from Arabidopsis thaliana chromosome 3, partial sequence includes these protein-coding regions:
- the GPK1 gene encoding glyoxysomal protein kinase 1 (glyoxysomal protein kinase 1 (GPK1); FUNCTIONS IN: protein serine/threonine kinase activity, protein kinase activity, kinase activity, ATP binding; INVOLVED IN: protein amino acid phosphorylation; LOCATED IN: plasma membrane; EXPRESSED IN: 23 plant structures; EXPRESSED DURING: 13 growth stages; CONTAINS InterPro DOMAIN/s: Protein kinase, ATP binding site (InterPro:IPR017441), Protein kinase, catalytic domain (InterPro:IPR000719), Serine/threonine-protein kinase-like domain (InterPro:IPR017442), Protein kinase-like domain (InterPro:IPR011009), Serine/threonine-protein kinase, active site (InterPro:IPR008271); BEST Arabidopsis thaliana protein match is: Protein kinase superfamily protein (TAIR:AT5G18500.2); Has 118798 Blast hits to 117415 proteins in 4321 species: Archae - 113; Bacteria - 14283; Metazoa - 43704; Fungi - 9736; Plants - 32880; Viruses - 449; Other Eukaryotes - 17633 (source: NCBI BLink).); the encoded protein is MTSQLKRTLTKRYGVLELWEIIVIALFAAFIVILVLSVWLSFRKKSKRSNATTLPVTQSPRFTEEIKEISVDHGSSNNNGTSYQTLDEKFVEDIENGDKFSGSLEKKPLVGSHLPPSTPSTTAPSPLLGLPEVSHIGWGHWFTLRDLQLATNHFSKESIIGDGGYGVVYHGTLTNKTPVAVKKLLNNPGQADKDFRVEVEAIGHVRHKNLVRLLGYCVEGTHRMLVYEYMNNGNLEQWLHGDMIHKGHLTWEARIKVLVGTAKALAYLHEAIEPKVVHRDIKSSNILMDDNFDAKLSDFGLAKLLGADSNYVSTRVMGTFGYVAPEYANSGLLNEKSDVYSYGVVLLEAITGRYPVDYARPKEEVHMVEWLKLMVQQKQFEEVVDKELEIKPTTSELKRALLTALRCVDPDADKRPKMSQVARMLESDEYPVMPREERRRRRNQNAETHRESTDTNKDNDITTDAKI